The Aneurinibacillus migulanus genome contains the following window.
GCGCGGGCAATGGCAAACGGTTGCAGGGAGACAACTACCTCAAGAAATGGCACGCCGTACTGTTTGCCTTCTGTCCAGGCGAACCCTTGCATGACTCCTGCGGTCCAGGTGGTAAAAGCGAAAATAAGAAAGCCAATAATGGATAGCCAGAAATGCCAGTTCATTAAGGCCTCGCTGTAAATCTTACGTCCGGTCAGCGACGGTAGCGTATGGTAGAATAGTGCAAACAGTACGAAGGAGAAAGCGCCGAATAACGCCATATGCGCATGTCCAATTATCCAGTTGGTGAACTTGAGAATCGCGCTCGGCTGCATTAAGGATTGAAAGGGACCTTGCAGACAGGTGATGAGATAAAAAATAGCGCCAGTTACAACGAATTTCAACGGCACGCTTTCAGATATCCTGTGCCATTTCCCTTTCATCGTGCCGAATACGTTAGCTAGTACGGTCCATACCGGGATGATGAGCAGTACAGATGGAATAACACCTGCTTTCATTAACCAGGCGGGAATGGGACCATTCTGTAAGTGATGAGGACCGTTCCATACATAGAATGTAGCGATCGTCCAGAATCCTATCAACGAGAGCTTATGGCTGTAGAGCGGGTTTTTGGAAAGTAGCGGGAGCAGGTAATAGATGAATCCGACCCCGACTGTCGTAAACCAGAGACCGATAACGTTATGGCCATAAAACCATCCCGCCAGCGCCTGTGGAACACCTGTAATGAAATAGGTGACAATGTTGCCGATGATATAGAGAAACGGCAGCCAAATGAGAGAGCCCATGAAATACCATAGACTGACATAAAGCTGGCTTTCATTCCGTTTTGCGATCGTCTTAAAGCAAATGTAAGCCGCTCCTGCTACCAGCACGATGAAATACACATCCAGAGGCCAGGTCGGCTCTGCATATTCTATTGTGGTCGTATAACCCATACATAAAGTAACGAGTGCCGCCACGATGTAGATATTCCATAGGATGCCGATCGCATGGGCGAGGCGAGGATGTTCAAGTGATTTACGTGTTAGTTGCGGAATAATATAGAACAATCCTCCCGCGTATGCCATCGACAGCCATCCGAATAGCAAAATATGCGTGTGTGCGGGGCGAATCCGGCCGTAAGAAAGGTACTTTTGAAGAAATTCCCCCCATACTAAGAAATCAGGCCATACATATTTAATGGCGAGAATAAGCCCGATCGTCATTCCAATCAGAAGCCATGTAATGGAAGAGTAGAAGAATAGACGGACTACTCTGTTTTCATTGTGTGTAATGGCTGTCATAACAGACTCCTTTCATAAGCTTCGGAATAAAATCATGTTAAGTATTTCCTGAGCAAAGAAAATTATTCTAAGAGAAGGAGAATGAGGAGAAATGTCGAAATATATATACAAGCCAAACATCTTTTTCGATACATATTGACAATCCTGATTTTTTTGAATAAACTTAACACGAGTGAATGCTCATTCATTATTTGGGATTTGAGGGAATTGGTATGGCGAAA
Protein-coding sequences here:
- a CDS encoding cbb3-type cytochrome c oxidase subunit I — protein: MTAITHNENRVVRLFFYSSITWLLIGMTIGLILAIKYVWPDFLVWGEFLQKYLSYGRIRPAHTHILLFGWLSMAYAGGLFYIIPQLTRKSLEHPRLAHAIGILWNIYIVAALVTLCMGYTTTIEYAEPTWPLDVYFIVLVAGAAYICFKTIAKRNESQLYVSLWYFMGSLIWLPFLYIIGNIVTYFITGVPQALAGWFYGHNVIGLWFTTVGVGFIYYLLPLLSKNPLYSHKLSLIGFWTIATFYVWNGPHHLQNGPIPAWLMKAGVIPSVLLIIPVWTVLANVFGTMKGKWHRISESVPLKFVVTGAIFYLITCLQGPFQSLMQPSAILKFTNWIIGHAHMALFGAFSFVLFALFYHTLPSLTGRKIYSEALMNWHFWLSIIGFLIFAFTTWTAGVMQGFAWTEGKQYGVPFLEVVVSLQPFAIARAIGGVLMFIGQIVFAYNVRRSIKDGQLLSVEEKSTSTA